AGGAACCTAGCCAGCCATCCTCCACCATATAAGCGACAGAAGAAACAACCATAAATACGGGGCAAAAGATTAGACAGAATTTTTTACCCAACTTAAGGAAATAGACCAGCAGGCTAAACAGCAAAAAGGGACCGCCCACTTCCAGCAAATATTCGTAAGAGAAATTGAAGAAGTCAAATAAAACATGTCGAAAAAGAATGGACGAAAGGAGCATACCCCACAAAACGAACCACAAAATTTTCAGCGGTTTATTTTTGGCAATCCTAAAATAATAAGCAAGAACAACGCCGTTCATCACAGGCAAAAAGAACAGTATTAGGTCATAGTCCAGAACAGAAAACAGAATCGTTCCCAGAACGAGTCCAACAATGGCAAGCCAGTGATTTGCACTTTTCATCTTGAAGGTTCGTCCCGCCATTCCAAAGGACAAGTACAGAGGAACAAATAAAGGAACATCGTTCAAGATAATTACAACGGGAGCATTTACAATACACTGCACAGCGGCTGCAACTAAAGGCAGAGACCAAAGAGTTAGCCACAAGGGCTTGTAACGGACCGACTTTTGATACAGCGCAGCAAAGAGCATTCCCAGCAAGCAAGGGAACGCCAACGTCAATAGTATTATAAGGATAGTTTCTATATCAAAACGGAAATAAATAAGCATTCCCCACCCCGTTTTCATTCCCTAGCGCATTTTTTCAATTGGTTGAACATTCTTTCGATGGCGAGGGCATCATGCACATGGGAGCCATCGGCGTTGCAGAAAACCAGCCGACGACGAATCGCCTTCTGAAAATCGTCCAGAATGATATTCGTGCAATAGCCATCCAAGATTTCATCTGCGGAAAATTCTTGTCTATAAGAAGCAATGGCCTTTTTCAACTTGATTGCCACCGATGTTTTTGATTCATCCAATAGCGTCCAATCCGTAGATTTTTCAGTGACAAAATGGCAATAGACGGAGTCGCCCTTCCCACGAATCTTAAAGGGACCAGGTTGAATGGGCATACCTTCTTCATCCATAAAAGCACCTACATCCGCAAGGTAAATCTCAAAATCAAAACCTTCCGATTTCGTCAAGGCCGTTTGATCCAACTCTTCGTCTTCAATAGACGCAAAGGGCCACATCACGCCCAAATACATAACGGACCAGACGTTAATCACGGACGCAACAACCATCACAGGAATAAGCAGCCATTGCCACTTTTTTCGCGGGTTATATTTTCGTCCCAACAAAGAACAAAAGAGATACAAAACCACAGCAAAAAAGAGAGAAACGATCATCCCCCAAAAGGAGCCCCAATGATCCAAATCAAATTCACAGGCTCTGGTCAGCATAATGTTTACACCCATTAAAACAACCATCGTAGTTGCAATCCAAAGGGTAAGCCACAAAAGCTTAAACCGTGCCTTTGAATGCAAGGCTGAAAACAAGAAACCTAGCAGACAAGGAATCGAAACAACCAAACTAAGCAGCAGGACAAAAATCCCGTCGCTGAGATTGCTAAATAAGGAAAAGAAACTCCAGAAAAAATTATACATACTTAACCTCTAATCATCCTCAATATACACAAAAGCCCTCGGGAGTAACCCGAGGGTGATTGTAAAATAAAGAGTACAGCCGACCCTGACCTACGTCAGGGGACAACTAGTAAGTACCCAGGAGTTCGCGGACCTTGTCCATCATGGCCTTGGACTTGACGCGAGCTTTTTCCTTACCGTAGGCGAGAATCTTGTCGATTTCTTCGGTGTGGGCCAGAAGGTCGAAGTACTTTTCGCGGGCGGCGCCCAGGTGTTCTTCAAGAACGTTCTGCAGTTCCTGCTTGGCGTGTCCCCAGCCCATGCCACCTGCGCGGTAGCGGGCGGCCAGAGCTTCGGTCTGTTCCGGCGTTGCGAACAGCTTGTACAGCTTGAACACGTTGCAGGTATCCGGATCCTTAGGTTCTTCGATGCCCTGGGAGTTGGTCACGATCTTACCCAAGCGCTTCTTGAGAGCCTTGGAATCCAGGAAGATGTCGATGTAGTTGTCGTAGGACTTACTCATCTTGCGGCCATCCAAGCCCGGGATCACGCCGGTGGATTCCTGGAAAACCGGTTCAGGAACGGTGAAAACGTCTTCGCCAAAATGCTTGTTGAACTTGATGGCGATATCACGGGCAAATTCCACGTGCTGCTTCTGGTCCTTACCGACGGGAACGATGTCTGCGTTGAACATCAGGATGTCGGCATCCATGAGGCAGGGGTAGCAGTAAAGACCCATGTTCACATTTGCATCCACGTCTTCGCCGGCGGCTTCGTTCTTTGCCACCTTGTCCTTATAGGCGTGGGCGCGATTCATGAAGCCCTTGGGGGTAAAACAGCTGAGAGCCCAGCTAAGTTCGAAGATTTCAGGAATGTCGCTCTGCTTGTAGAACAGTGTTTCTTCCGGATTCAGGCCCAGAGCCAGCCAAGTGGCTGCCACCTTGTAGATGTTGTCGCGCATTTCGGCACCGTTCTGCACGGTGGTCAGAGCGTGATAGTCTGCAATGAAGTAGACTGCATCGTAGGTCTTGGTGAGTTCAAGAGCCGGGCGGATAGCGCCCACATAGTTGCCGAGGTGCGGAGTGCCCGTCGGCTTGATACCGGTAAGAGAAATCTTTTTCATGGGTTCAAATTTAATAAAAAAAGTCGACACAACATAAAGCTGTGACGACCTTTTCTCTCTCGTAATGAAGGTTTAAGGATGAATTTTAGCCGTAAAGAAAACCAAGAACCACGGCAATAACCGAGAATGCTACGATCTGCTTTACAATGAATACTTCGTGAGATTTCATTTTAGCTACCTTCCTCATTGAGGGTTTCAACCATTTGTTCTTAAAATACCTTGCTTATTCGTCCCGAGGTACTTTGTAAGAAGTAAAACGCAATCTTTCCGTTGAGAATTGTTGAGAATGTGACACAGGTCATAACATTTTCGTTTTTTCTATATATATGGGCGTTATGGCAAACATCGGATACAGTTTACTGCTCGTTTTAGCAGCTTTTATCTGGGGAACCACCTTCGTAGCCCAGGCCGAAGGCAATAGCGCAGGTCCCTTCGTCTTTACTTTCGCCCGAAATTTTATTGCCGCTTTCCTGCTGTTCGGACTGGCAAAAATCCTTGACGCCGCAGGGAAAAGTCCCCGAAAACCACGAAACGCCATAGAACGTAAACAGCTCTGGAAGGCAGGTATCCTTTGCGGCATCGCCCTAGCTTTTGGAACGAATTTTCAGCAGTTAGGCCTGTATTTAGGATGTTCCGCAGGAAAGTCGGGATTTTTAACCACCTGCTACATTATCCTTGTGCCTATCCTCAGCATCTTTATGGGAAAGAAGATTCCCAGGAAAATCTGGTTTTGCGTGGGACTGACTTTAGCGGGACTTTACCTATTGTGCATTAAGGAAGGTTTCAGCGTACAGGCTTCCGACGGAGTGCTGTTGCTCTGCGCACTTTCCTTTGCTATCCAAATCCTGATTGTGGACAAGTACGGAACGGAAGTGGACAACATCCGCCTTTCGGCCATCCAGTGCCTGGTGGCCTGCGCTATGAGTTCCATCCCCATGGTCTTTGTGGATATGAAGGTTTCTATTGCGGGTTTGACGAACGCAATTGAAATTTACACTCACTGGAACGCCTGGATTCCGCTTCTCTATGCGGCGATTCTTTCCAGCGGGGTGGCATTCACCCTGCAGATTGTGGCCCAGAATAAGATAAGACCCACGGTAGCATCCCTACTCATGAGCCTTGAATCTGTATTTGCGGTCCTTGGCGGATGGGCGGTTCTGAACGAACGGCTTACCCTCCAGGAAGGTATTGGCTGCCTGCTAATGTTTATCGCAGTCATCCTCGCCCAGGTAAAGCTGGGCAAGGAATAATCCCTAGCCTACTTGGCGAGCTTCCTCTTGATGAGAAAGAGGCCTCCTGCGGTGAAAGCGGCACCCACCAGCAGGGAGAGAACTGCGCTACGGCTAAAGCCTGCGATAATGTAAGTCACGAAAGACACGCTTGCAACATACAGAACGTAGGGCAGCTGGGTATTGACATGATTGACATGTTCGCATTGTGCGCCAGCGCTTGCCATGATGGTCGTATCCGAAATGGGAGAGCAGTGGTCACCGCAAACGGCACCAGCCATACAGGCAGAAATGGAGATAATCATGAGGTTATAGTCCACACCACTGAAAGCGGCCACCACGATGGGGATGAGAATACCGAAAGTACCCCAGGACGTACCCGTTGCAAAAGCCAGGAAGGCGGCAATCACGAAGATAATGGCCGGCATGAAGTTCATGAATCCAGCAGCACCACCGCTGACCACCCCAGCCACGAATTCCTTAGCACCGAGAGTATCGGTAACGCCCTTCAGAGTCCAGGCAAGGGAAAGAATCAGGATTGCAGGCACCATGGCCTTGAATCCGGAGGGAAGACATTCCATGCACTTGCCAAAACGAAGGACCCCGCGGGACACATAAAGTACGAGCGTCAACAATAATGCGGCAAAGGATCCAATGACAAGACCTACAGAAGCATTGCTGTTGGCAAATGCATCTACAAAGCCCTTGGCATCTGCGCCACTTGCAAAGAAACCACCGGTGTAAATCATGCCAATGGTGCAGAACACAATCAAAAGAACAATGGGAAGAACCAGATCGATTACCTTTCCGCGGCCTTCAGGGATATGGACTTCGTCCATCTTGGACTGGATCATTTCTTCGGCAGATTCATAATTTTTCATGGGACCGAAATCAATCTTCCAGAACACCACCAGGAAAATGGCAAGGAGGGTAAATAAAGCGTAGAAATTGAAGGGAATAGCCTTCACGAAAAGTCCAAGGCCATCCTCCCCTTCTACGAATCCGGAAACCGCAGCGGCCCAGGAACTGATGGGAGCAATAATGCAAATGGGTGCTGCAGTAGAGTCGATCAGATAAGCCAATTTTTCATGACTGACCTTATACTTGTCCGTAATGGGACGCATGACACTACCCACCGTAAGGCAGTTGAAATAGTCATCGATAAAGATCAGGATTCCCAGGCAAATCGTTGCAATTTGAGCGCCAGTCTTTGACTTGATACGCTTTTTGGCCCATTCGCCGAAAGCGGCAGATCCACCCACACGATTCATGAGGGCGACCATGGTTCCAAGAATCACGAGGAATACAAGAATACCCACATTCCACGGGTCAGACACCTTGGCGATCAGCCCGTCCTTGAAAATGGCATCCAGGAAACTGCCAAAACTTCCTTGGCAAATAAAGAAGGCCCCAATGACCACACCTGCGAAAAGGGAGGAATAAACTTCCTTGGTAATAAGAGCCAGGGCAATTGCCACAATGGGCGGCACCAGAGCCCAGAAAGATCCTGTTGCGAAAATCCACTGATCCATGCTATTTCTCCTTTTCCAGACTTACCAGAGGATTCTTGACCCCTTCCTCTTCCAGTTTTTCCAGGACAGCAATGGCATAATCCAAAGCTTCCAGAGAGCTGGAGCTGGCATACACCTTCAAATCGTTGAGTGCCATTACGGCTCTCACGTTATTCATTGTTTTTTGCGACATGATGAACCTCACAGATGAGATGGCTTTGTCTTGTTGTCCACAATCTAATAAAAAACTTCGGTTACGGACGTATACAAAATGGTTCCTGTGGAAAACATTTTGTGCACATCGGGCATATCCCTTCAGAGCATTTTCAAGATAATTTTTAGACAACAAAAAAACAAGGACGGGTTTATGACAATCAAAAAGTTCATCACAGGCGCTATGATCGCCTCCGGTTTCGCAACTTCCCTGTTTGCAGCAACCGCTTATCAAAATCAGGTTGGCTTCCTGACCAACGGACAGAAGCAAATGGCTGTTATCGGAGCCGAAGGAAAGGACATCCAGTTCAAGGACGAAACCGGCAAGGTTGCCTTGACCGTTACCGCCCCCAAGGCAGAAACATGGGTTCCTGCAGGAGACACCGCAGCATCCCTGGTGGATTTCTCCGAACTGAAGACCGCCGGTACTTACCAGGCTTACGTCGGTGACGAAAAGATTGGCCACCCCATCAAAGTTGCCGATGACGCTCTTGAAGCCGCAGCAAAGGCTTCCTTGAAGTTCTTCTACTACCAGCGCGCATCCATGGAACTGACCGAAGAATATGCAGGTCAGTGGGCTCGCGAAGCAGGTCACCCGGATACCGCAGTGGCCTACCACAAGTCTACCGGTCACGACAGAATGGTGGAACCCAAGATTGCAAGTCCCAAGGGCTGGTACGACGCAGGTGACTACGGCAAGTATGTTGTGAACTCCGGCATTACCACCTATACCCTCCTCCAGCTTTACCAGCACAACAAGGAA
The window above is part of the Fibrobacter sp. UWR4 genome. Proteins encoded here:
- a CDS encoding DMT family transporter, which codes for MANIGYSLLLVLAAFIWGTTFVAQAEGNSAGPFVFTFARNFIAAFLLFGLAKILDAAGKSPRKPRNAIERKQLWKAGILCGIALAFGTNFQQLGLYLGCSAGKSGFLTTCYIILVPILSIFMGKKIPRKIWFCVGLTLAGLYLLCIKEGFSVQASDGVLLLCALSFAIQILIVDKYGTEVDNIRLSAIQCLVACAMSSIPMVFVDMKVSIAGLTNAIEIYTHWNAWIPLLYAAILSSGVAFTLQIVAQNKIRPTVASLLMSLESVFAVLGGWAVLNERLTLQEGIGCLLMFIAVILAQVKLGKE
- the trpS gene encoding tryptophan--tRNA ligase, whose translation is MKKISLTGIKPTGTPHLGNYVGAIRPALELTKTYDAVYFIADYHALTTVQNGAEMRDNIYKVAATWLALGLNPEETLFYKQSDIPEIFELSWALSCFTPKGFMNRAHAYKDKVAKNEAAGEDVDANVNMGLYCYPCLMDADILMFNADIVPVGKDQKQHVEFARDIAIKFNKHFGEDVFTVPEPVFQESTGVIPGLDGRKMSKSYDNYIDIFLDSKALKKRLGKIVTNSQGIEEPKDPDTCNVFKLYKLFATPEQTEALAARYRAGGMGWGHAKQELQNVLEEHLGAAREKYFDLLAHTEEIDKILAYGKEKARVKSKAMMDKVRELLGTY
- a CDS encoding Na+/H+ antiporter NhaC family protein; protein product: MDQWIFATGSFWALVPPIVAIALALITKEVYSSLFAGVVIGAFFICQGSFGSFLDAIFKDGLIAKVSDPWNVGILVFLVILGTMVALMNRVGGSAAFGEWAKKRIKSKTGAQIATICLGILIFIDDYFNCLTVGSVMRPITDKYKVSHEKLAYLIDSTAAPICIIAPISSWAAAVSGFVEGEDGLGLFVKAIPFNFYALFTLLAIFLVVFWKIDFGPMKNYESAEEMIQSKMDEVHIPEGRGKVIDLVLPIVLLIVFCTIGMIYTGGFFASGADAKGFVDAFANSNASVGLVIGSFAALLLTLVLYVSRGVLRFGKCMECLPSGFKAMVPAILILSLAWTLKGVTDTLGAKEFVAGVVSGGAAGFMNFMPAIIFVIAAFLAFATGTSWGTFGILIPIVVAAFSGVDYNLMIISISACMAGAVCGDHCSPISDTTIMASAGAQCEHVNHVNTQLPYVLYVASVSFVTYIIAGFSRSAVLSLLVGAAFTAGGLFLIKRKLAK